In Porphyromonas cangingivalis, a genomic segment contains:
- the pyrF gene encoding orotidine-5'-phosphate decarboxylase yields MNRQQLFEQIKLKRSFLCVGLDTDIRKIPDCVKDCDDPIFEFNKRIVEQTAPYTVAYKPNIAFYESMGSYGFLALQKTISFIKEQYPDIFIIADAKRGDIGNTSDMYARTFFDVFKADAVTVAPYMGSDSVRPFLQYSDKWVILLALTSNEGSADFQHLVVGEDGERLFERVIKTSHEWGNEDNIMFVAGATQARLFKDIRAIAPKSFLLVPGIGTQGGSLEEVCEYGMNSECGLLVNASRSIIYADSSEHFAEKAAEQAKLLQIDMEKSLLEHGLL; encoded by the coding sequence ATGAATAGACAACAACTTTTCGAGCAGATAAAACTGAAGCGTTCATTCTTGTGCGTAGGCTTGGACACGGATATCCGTAAGATACCTGACTGTGTCAAAGACTGTGATGACCCTATATTTGAGTTTAACAAAAGGATAGTCGAGCAGACAGCACCATACACCGTCGCTTACAAGCCCAACATAGCTTTCTATGAGTCCATGGGGTCGTATGGATTCCTTGCGTTGCAGAAGACCATCAGTTTTATCAAGGAGCAGTATCCCGACATCTTCATCATCGCCGATGCCAAGCGTGGGGATATCGGCAATACTTCGGATATGTATGCACGTACGTTCTTCGACGTCTTCAAGGCCGATGCCGTGACGGTCGCTCCCTATATGGGCTCGGACAGTGTGCGTCCGTTTTTGCAGTATTCGGACAAGTGGGTGATCCTGCTTGCCCTCACTTCGAATGAGGGGTCGGCAGACTTCCAGCACCTTGTCGTGGGGGAGGACGGAGAGCGTCTCTTTGAGCGCGTGATCAAGACTTCGCATGAGTGGGGCAACGAGGACAACATCATGTTTGTCGCCGGAGCGACACAGGCCAGACTCTTCAAAGATATCCGTGCCATCGCCCCCAAGAGTTTCCTCCTCGTCCCCGGTATCGGTACGCAGGGAGGTTCGCTCGAAGAGGTCTGCGAGTACGGTATGAACTCGGAGTGCGGACTCCTTGTCAATGCTTCGCGCAGTATCATCTATGCCGACAGTAGCGAACACTTTGCCGAAAAAGCAGCTGAGCAGGCAAAGTTGCTTCAGATCGACATGGAGAAGAGCTTGCTCGAACACGGTCTTCTTTAA
- a CDS encoding NAD(P) transhydrogenase subunit alpha, producing the protein MIICVPKEIMKGESRVAATPETVKKFVTDGATVFVEKNAGHASLHDDEDYIAAGATIIEDTRALFEKADVILKVKEPLFNEALGVHEVELMHKGQYLITFIHPASPVNHDMVRKLAAQGVIGLTLDGIPRISRAQNLDALTSMSTCAGYKGILMAADDMANFMPQMFTAVGQIKPAKVMVIGVGVAGLQALATAKRLGAITYAADIRPAAVEQATSLGAKVVETGVPAELAIAEGGYANKLPDDVLAREREILMETIKEMDVVFCSALIPGKVAPILITEDMVKQMKRGSVIVDISIDQGGNCAITPAGGKEVKHGVLLNGIKNIPGLIPNSSTWMFSQNVYNLVKYLTKDGKISLDMSDEICQKIIVTRDGEIVHTGTREAMGI; encoded by the coding sequence ATGATTATTTGCGTCCCAAAAGAAATTATGAAGGGAGAGTCCCGTGTGGCTGCTACCCCCGAAACAGTAAAGAAATTTGTTACTGATGGTGCGACAGTATTTGTCGAAAAAAATGCAGGCCACGCTTCTCTTCACGATGATGAAGACTACATCGCTGCCGGTGCAACAATCATCGAAGACACAAGAGCTTTGTTCGAAAAAGCTGATGTCATCCTCAAGGTGAAAGAACCCCTATTTAACGAGGCTCTCGGTGTGCACGAAGTCGAACTCATGCACAAGGGGCAGTACCTCATCACGTTTATCCACCCTGCATCTCCTGTCAACCACGACATGGTGCGCAAGCTCGCTGCTCAGGGTGTCATCGGTCTTACCCTCGACGGTATCCCACGTATCTCTCGTGCTCAGAACCTCGATGCCCTCACCTCTATGAGTACTTGTGCAGGTTACAAGGGTATCCTCATGGCAGCTGACGATATGGCAAACTTCATGCCTCAGATGTTTACCGCTGTCGGTCAGATCAAGCCTGCAAAGGTCATGGTCATCGGTGTCGGTGTAGCAGGTCTCCAAGCACTTGCGACAGCTAAGAGACTCGGTGCGATCACTTATGCTGCCGACATCCGCCCTGCTGCTGTCGAACAAGCGACAAGCCTTGGTGCGAAGGTGGTTGAGACAGGCGTCCCTGCTGAGCTCGCCATTGCTGAAGGTGGTTATGCCAACAAGCTCCCCGATGATGTCCTCGCTCGTGAGCGTGAGATCCTCATGGAAACCATCAAGGAGATGGATGTCGTCTTCTGTAGCGCACTCATCCCCGGCAAGGTCGCTCCTATCCTCATCACCGAAGACATGGTGAAGCAGATGAAGCGTGGCTCGGTCATCGTGGACATCTCCATCGACCAAGGTGGTAACTGTGCCATCACTCCTGCCGGTGGTAAGGAGGTCAAGCATGGTGTCCTCCTCAATGGTATCAAAAACATCCCGGGGCTTATCCCTAACAGCTCGACTTGGATGTTCTCACAGAATGTGTACAACCTCGTGAAGTACCTCACCAAGGACGGCAAGATCAGCCTCGACATGAGCGATGAGATCTGCCAGAAGATCATCGTCACTCGTGATGGCGAGATCGTCCACACGGGTACTCGTGAAGCAATGGGTATCTGA
- a CDS encoding NAD(P) transhydrogenase subunit alpha, whose amino-acid sequence MDNPIVLVVVFIISAILGYKVIKNIPSLLHTPLMSGMNALSGVTAVGAIIVIISIFTSRSLEVGSAGYYIAILIGALGLILAMINIVGGFGVTDRMLRMFNKKKKGGNE is encoded by the coding sequence ATGGATAATCCAATCGTATTGGTGGTTGTCTTCATCATCTCCGCCATACTGGGCTACAAGGTGATCAAAAACATCCCAAGCCTACTGCATACCCCCCTCATGTCGGGTATGAACGCCTTGTCGGGAGTCACTGCCGTGGGAGCTATCATTGTCATCATCTCCATCTTTACAAGCAGAAGCCTTGAGGTCGGCAGTGCCGGCTATTATATCGCCATCCTCATCGGAGCGTTGGGCTTGATCCTCGCGATGATCAACATCGTCGGCGGCTTCGGTGTGACAGACAGAATGCTTCGTATGTTCAACAAAAAGAAGAAAGGAGGGAATGAGTGA
- a CDS encoding NAD(P)(+) transhydrogenase (Re/Si-specific) subunit beta — protein MNMFLMIIIPILVLVGLIMMSRVQTAVKGNGLSIFAMTLAILATVLSAGASWITYIAVGACLLIGGGIGWMMAKRVQMIQMPQMVGLLNGLGGGASALVGFLTVAGIGTTGSVFEVVTGVLAILIGMLTLTGSLVAAGKLHRVLPQKPIVLPGHMGIVYLLLALSLLSLLWGAFAYDASSMLWIILLAAVASGLFGVVFAIRVGGADMPITISLLNSLSGVAGGIAGMAVGNVMLVAVGGIVGASGLLLTQVMCRAMNRQLMDILLGKSAAPSKSKATQATKTVETTKEEIAETKKGHSLSEVLNSAKNVIIVPGYGMALAQAQHQVKQLADTLERKGAQVRYAIHPVAGRMPGHMNVLLAEADVNYDVLFEMEAINDDFKDADLVVVIGANDVLNPAAREAEGTPIYGMPVLNVDQAKHVVICNFDRNPGYAGVPNPLYDRAEGVDLLLGDAKETITNLLDQITTKPATAPKTVGGSSSEWLQSAKNVIIVPGYGMALAQAQHQVKQLADTLERKGAQVRYAIHPVAGRMPGHMNVLLAEADVNYDVLFEMEAINDDFKDTDLVIVVGANDVLNPAAREAEGTPIYGMPVLNVDQAKHVVICNFDRNPGYAGVPNPLYDRAEGVRLMLGDAKESLATLLDEANTKATAPVASTPTSPSTAWLQSAKNVIIVPGYGMALAQAQHQVKQLADTLERKGAQVRYAIHPVAGRMPGHMNVLLAEADVDYDVLFEMEAINDDFKDTDLVIVVGANDVLNPAAREAEGTPIYGMPVLNVDQAKHVVICNFDRNPGYAGVPNPLYDRPEGVRLMLGDAKESLATLLDEVNTKDATPVAEQTGETSSDWLKSAKSVIIVPGYGMALAQAQHQVKQLADKLERGGAKVRYAIHPVAGRMPGHMNVLLAEADVDYDLLFEMEAINDDFEETDLVIVIGANDVLNPAAREAEGTPIYGMPVLNVDQAKHVVICNFDRNPGYAGVPNPLYDREKGVRLILGDAKESLITLISEF, from the coding sequence ATGAATATGTTTTTGATGATCATTATCCCTATACTCGTCCTCGTCGGACTCATCATGATGAGCCGTGTGCAGACGGCTGTCAAAGGTAACGGATTGAGCATCTTTGCCATGACTCTTGCCATCCTCGCGACCGTACTCTCGGCAGGAGCATCTTGGATCACATACATCGCCGTCGGTGCGTGTCTGCTCATCGGTGGAGGCATCGGCTGGATGATGGCCAAGCGTGTACAGATGATACAGATGCCACAGATGGTGGGTCTCCTCAATGGTCTGGGAGGTGGTGCATCGGCATTGGTGGGCTTCCTCACCGTGGCAGGCATCGGCACGACCGGCTCTGTCTTTGAGGTAGTCACAGGTGTACTTGCCATCCTCATCGGTATGCTGACCCTTACCGGTAGTCTTGTGGCAGCGGGTAAGTTGCACAGAGTGCTTCCTCAGAAGCCCATCGTGCTCCCCGGACACATGGGTATAGTTTATCTGCTATTGGCGCTATCGCTACTCTCACTGCTTTGGGGTGCATTCGCCTATGATGCGTCATCGATGTTGTGGATCATCCTCCTTGCAGCAGTGGCATCGGGACTCTTCGGTGTCGTCTTCGCTATCCGTGTCGGAGGAGCAGACATGCCTATCACAATCTCACTCCTCAACTCGCTCAGTGGTGTGGCAGGCGGTATTGCCGGTATGGCAGTAGGCAACGTGATGCTCGTGGCGGTCGGAGGTATCGTCGGGGCTTCGGGGCTTCTCCTCACACAGGTCATGTGCCGTGCGATGAACCGCCAGCTCATGGACATCCTTCTCGGTAAGAGTGCAGCCCCATCCAAGTCAAAGGCAACACAAGCAACAAAGACCGTAGAAACAACGAAAGAAGAGATTGCTGAAACGAAGAAAGGTCACTCCCTATCCGAAGTCCTTAACTCGGCAAAGAATGTCATCATCGTACCGGGTTACGGTATGGCTCTTGCCCAAGCTCAACATCAAGTCAAGCAACTTGCCGACACGCTCGAACGCAAAGGGGCTCAGGTGCGCTATGCCATCCACCCCGTAGCCGGTCGTATGCCGGGACACATGAATGTCCTCCTTGCAGAAGCGGATGTCAATTATGACGTGCTCTTCGAGATGGAAGCCATCAATGATGACTTCAAGGATGCTGATCTCGTTGTCGTTATCGGTGCCAACGACGTCCTCAACCCTGCCGCACGTGAGGCCGAAGGCACCCCTATCTACGGTATGCCCGTCCTCAATGTAGATCAAGCTAAACACGTGGTCATCTGTAACTTCGACCGCAACCCAGGTTATGCAGGAGTGCCTAATCCTCTCTACGACCGTGCAGAGGGTGTAGATCTCTTGTTGGGTGATGCGAAAGAGACAATCACCAACCTCCTTGATCAGATCACCACAAAGCCTGCAACAGCACCAAAGACCGTCGGTGGTAGTTCATCCGAATGGCTACAGTCGGCAAAGAACGTCATCATCGTACCGGGTTATGGTATGGCACTCGCCCAAGCACAGCATCAGGTCAAACAACTTGCCGACACGCTCGAACGCAAGGGTGCTCAGGTACGTTATGCCATCCACCCCGTAGCCGGTCGTATGCCGGGTCACATGAATGTCCTCCTTGCAGAAGCCGATGTCAATTATGATGTGCTCTTCGAGATGGAAGCCATCAATGATGACTTCAAGGATACAGACCTCGTCATCGTCGTAGGCGCAAATGACGTCCTCAACCCTGCTGCACGCGAAGCCGAAGGCACACCGATCTATGGTATGCCCGTCCTCAATGTAGATCAAGCTAAGCACGTGGTCATCTGCAACTTCGACCGCAACCCAGGTTATGCAGGAGTGCCTAATCCTCTTTATGACCGTGCAGAGGGCGTTCGCCTCATGCTCGGGGATGCGAAGGAGTCCCTTGCGACCCTCTTGGATGAAGCAAACACAAAAGCGACCGCACCTGTAGCAAGTACTCCGACGTCACCTTCGACTGCATGGTTACAATCAGCTAAGAACGTCATCATCGTACCGGGTTACGGTATGGCACTCGCTCAAGCACAGCATCAGGTCAAACAACTTGCCGACACGCTCGAACGCAAGGGGGCTCAGGTGCGCTATGCCATCCACCCCGTAGCCGGTCGTATGCCGGGTCACATGAATGTCCTCCTTGCAGAAGCAGATGTCGACTACGATGTACTCTTTGAGATGGAAGCCATCAATGACGACTTCAAGGATACAGACCTCGTCATCGTCGTAGGCGCAAATGACGTCCTCAATCCTGCTGCACGCGAAGCCGAAGGCACACCGATTTACGGTATGCCCGTCCTCAATGTAGATCAGGCTAAGCACGTGGTCATCTGCAACTTCGACCGCAATCCCGGTTATGCAGGTGTGCCTAACCCTCTTTACGATCGTCCCGAAGGCGTTCGTCTCATGCTCGGGGATGCGAAGGAGTCCCTTGCGACCCTCTTAGATGAAGTCAATACGAAGGATGCTACTCCTGTGGCAGAGCAGACCGGCGAGACCTCTTCAGACTGGTTGAAGTCGGCAAAGAGCGTCATCATCGTACCAGGCTATGGTATGGCACTCGCTCAGGCTCAACATCAGGTGAAGCAACTTGCAGACAAACTCGAACGTGGAGGTGCAAAGGTGCGTTATGCCATCCACCCCGTAGCCGGTCGTATGCCGGGACACATGAATGTCCTCCTTGCAGAAGCGGATGTCGACTACGACCTTCTCTTCGAGATGGAGGCCATCAACGATGACTTTGAAGAGACGGATCTCGTCATCGTCATCGGTGCCAACGACGTCCTCAACCCTGCCGCACGTGAAGCCGAAGGCACACCGATTTACGGTATGCCCGTCCTCAATGTAGATCAGGCTAAGCACGTGGTCATCTGCAACTTCGACCGCAACCCCGGTTATGCCGGCGTCCCCAACCCTCTATACGATAGAGAAAAAGGTGTCCGCCTGATACTTGGCGATGCGAAGGAGTCATTGATTACCCTCATTTCCGAATTCTAA
- the pflB gene encoding formate C-acetyltransferase: MDVMDFVGGLWQKEINVRDFVAKNVSPYDGDASFLAPATEKTKAVWQKCLTALKEERENNGVRSIDTKTISTITAFAPGYIDKENEVIFGLQTDEVLRRGMKPFGGYKVVEKAVEENGLEVDERVRDIFTHYRKTHNDGVFDAYTEEIRQYRSLGFLTGLPDNYARGRVIGDYRRLALYGSDRLIQAKEEDLNNITGPMTEHTIRLREEVSEQIKALREITEMAAMYGFDVRRPALNASEAVQWVYFAYLAAIKDQDGAAMSLGNVSSFLDIYIKYDMDHRGLTEELAQELIDQFVIKLRMVRHLRMNSYNEIFAGDPTWVTESVGGCLVDGRHKVTKTSFRFLQTLYNLGPSPEPNLTILWSQDLPQGFKDFCAQVSIETSSIQYENDDLMRTTRCSDDYGIACCVSYQEIGKQIQFFGARTNLAKSLLLALNGGRCEFTGTRLIEGIPELKSDLLDFDEVWANYLIVLKEIARVYNESMNIIHYMHDKYYYERAQMAFIDTDPAINLAYGVAGLSIVADSLSAIKYAKVTAKRNEQGLTEGFDTVGEYPCYGNDDDRVDMIAKDVTHTFSQMLKALPIYKNAQPTLSVLTITSNVMYGKKTGATPDGREKGVAFAPGANPMHGRDSHGAIASLSSVAKLNYADAEDGISNTFSIIPHSLGSNREEQVENLTCMMDGYFSKGAHHLNVNVLNREMLEDAMIHPENYPQLTIRVSGYAVNFIKLSREHQLEVISRSFHKRMG; encoded by the coding sequence ATGGATGTAATGGATTTTGTTGGCGGACTTTGGCAGAAAGAGATAAATGTCCGTGATTTTGTTGCCAAGAACGTATCTCCTTATGATGGTGATGCGTCTTTCCTTGCACCCGCAACTGAAAAAACCAAAGCCGTATGGCAAAAGTGTCTTACGGCACTCAAAGAGGAGCGTGAAAATAATGGGGTGCGCTCCATAGACACCAAAACCATCTCGACAATCACAGCCTTTGCGCCCGGATATATTGACAAGGAGAATGAAGTGATCTTCGGTCTCCAAACGGACGAAGTGCTCCGTAGAGGGATGAAACCTTTCGGCGGATATAAAGTGGTCGAGAAAGCTGTCGAAGAGAATGGTCTCGAAGTGGATGAGCGTGTACGAGACATCTTCACGCATTACCGCAAGACTCACAACGATGGCGTATTCGATGCTTACACCGAGGAGATACGCCAGTACCGCAGCTTGGGCTTCTTGACCGGTCTGCCCGACAACTATGCACGTGGCCGTGTCATCGGTGACTACCGCCGTCTGGCGCTCTATGGTAGCGATCGCCTTATCCAAGCGAAGGAAGAAGACCTTAACAACATCACAGGCCCTATGACTGAGCACACCATCCGCTTGCGCGAAGAGGTGAGCGAACAGATCAAGGCACTCAGAGAGATCACAGAGATGGCTGCCATGTACGGCTTCGATGTCCGTCGCCCTGCACTCAACGCTTCGGAAGCGGTACAATGGGTGTACTTCGCTTATCTCGCAGCGATCAAAGATCAAGATGGTGCTGCAATGTCACTCGGCAACGTATCTTCTTTCCTCGATATCTACATCAAGTACGATATGGATCACAGAGGCTTGACGGAAGAGTTGGCTCAAGAGCTTATCGACCAGTTTGTGATCAAACTGCGTATGGTACGCCACTTGCGTATGAATTCATACAACGAAATCTTTGCAGGCGATCCCACGTGGGTGACCGAGTCTGTCGGCGGATGCCTTGTAGACGGTCGCCACAAGGTGACAAAGACTTCGTTCCGCTTCCTCCAGACCCTTTACAACCTCGGTCCCAGCCCGGAACCCAACCTCACCATACTCTGGAGTCAAGACTTGCCACAGGGGTTCAAGGACTTCTGTGCCCAGGTATCGATCGAGACATCCTCAATACAGTACGAAAATGATGATCTCATGCGCACCACTCGTTGTAGTGACGACTATGGTATCGCCTGCTGTGTCTCCTACCAAGAGATCGGCAAGCAGATACAGTTCTTCGGAGCTCGTACCAACTTGGCAAAGTCGCTCCTCCTTGCTCTCAACGGTGGTCGCTGTGAGTTTACGGGGACTCGATTGATTGAAGGTATCCCAGAGCTTAAGAGCGACCTCTTGGACTTCGACGAAGTATGGGCTAATTACCTCATTGTGCTGAAAGAGATCGCACGTGTCTACAACGAGTCCATGAACATCATACACTATATGCACGATAAATATTACTACGAACGTGCACAGATGGCATTCATCGACACAGATCCGGCGATCAATCTTGCCTACGGTGTGGCAGGTCTCTCCATCGTGGCCGACTCCCTCTCTGCGATCAAGTATGCCAAAGTGACAGCAAAGCGCAACGAGCAGGGGCTTACAGAGGGCTTCGACACAGTAGGCGAATACCCTTGCTATGGCAATGATGACGATCGTGTGGACATGATCGCCAAGGATGTGACACATACGTTCAGCCAGATGCTCAAGGCTCTACCTATCTACAAGAACGCACAGCCTACACTCTCTGTCCTCACCATCACAAGCAACGTGATGTACGGCAAGAAGACCGGAGCGACACCCGATGGTCGTGAGAAGGGTGTTGCCTTTGCACCCGGAGCGAACCCCATGCACGGACGAGACAGCCACGGTGCCATCGCATCGCTCTCCTCTGTGGCGAAGCTGAACTATGCAGATGCAGAGGACGGTATCAGCAATACTTTCTCCATCATCCCCCACTCTTTGGGCTCAAACAGAGAAGAACAAGTCGAAAATCTCACCTGCATGATGGATGGATACTTCAGCAAGGGTGCACACCACCTCAATGTCAATGTCCTCAACAGAGAGATGCTTGAGGATGCGATGATCCACCCCGAGAACTATCCTCAACTCACGATCCGTGTCTCGGGCTACGCTGTGAACTTCATCAAGCTGAGCCGTGAGCATCAGTTGGAAGTAATCTCTCGTTCGTTCCACAAACGTATGGGTTGA
- the pflA gene encoding pyruvate formate-lyase-activating protein yields MTENYPIRVHSFESMGTFDGPGLRLVVFLQGCNFKCLYCANPDTIPIGSGGKLIPIEEILRRAISEKPFFGKRGGVTFSGGEPTVQAKELIPLCRMLKANGIHICIDTNGSISNDHVRELISLVDMVLLDCKEFDPIRHKAITQRENTQVLKTAEYLASIGKPVRLRYVLVPGYTDFTEDLEAWGAHFSQYKNIDRVEVLPYHTYGKHKYESMGSEYLLEAVREPSPEEIDSAKAILSKYFDNVWSQ; encoded by the coding sequence ATGACAGAAAACTACCCCATCAGGGTGCACTCTTTTGAATCTATGGGAACATTCGACGGGCCGGGACTCCGGCTCGTAGTCTTCTTGCAAGGGTGCAACTTCAAGTGTCTCTACTGTGCCAACCCCGATACCATCCCCATAGGCTCCGGAGGTAAGCTCATCCCTATCGAAGAGATATTGAGACGAGCCATCAGCGAAAAGCCTTTTTTCGGGAAGCGGGGAGGCGTCACTTTCAGCGGAGGAGAGCCTACCGTGCAGGCCAAAGAGCTCATCCCTCTCTGTCGTATGCTCAAGGCGAATGGGATCCATATCTGCATAGACACGAATGGCAGTATCTCAAACGATCATGTCCGCGAACTCATATCCCTCGTAGACATGGTTCTGCTCGACTGCAAAGAGTTTGATCCCATACGACACAAGGCCATCACACAGAGGGAAAACACTCAGGTACTAAAGACCGCCGAATATCTCGCTTCTATCGGGAAACCCGTCCGACTGCGGTACGTACTCGTACCGGGCTACACGGACTTTACCGAAGACCTCGAAGCATGGGGCGCACACTTCTCACAATACAAAAACATCGACCGTGTCGAAGTCTTACCCTACCACACCTATGGCAAACATAAGTATGAATCCATGGGCTCCGAGTACCTGCTGGAAGCTGTCCGAGAACCCTCACCAGAGGAGATCGACAGTGCCAAAGCCATCTTATCAAAATACTTCGACAACGTTTGGTCTCAGTAA
- the trpS gene encoding tryptophan--tRNA ligase has product MEIVVSGIRPTGNLHLGNYFGAIKSFLKMQEEYKCYFFIADWHSLTTHPKPEDIVQNVNTILAEYLACGVDPEKATLYIQSDVREVLELYLYLNMNAYLGELERTTSFKDKARKQPNNVNAGLLTYPCLMAADILLHKAAKVPVGKDQEQNMEMARKFARRFNTIYDCEFFPEPQSFFLGDKSVKVPGLDGSGKMGKSEGNALYLIDDEKTIRKKVMKAVTDSGPTEPNSEKPEAISNLFSFLEIVSTPDTYKYFDEQYNNCSIRYGDLKKQLAEDIVAFTNPIRERILDIRQDTEYLNRVAREGAERARESARKTVEAVREIVGFKSGR; this is encoded by the coding sequence ATGGAGATAGTCGTCAGTGGCATCCGGCCCACAGGTAACCTACACTTGGGCAATTACTTCGGTGCGATCAAGAGTTTTTTGAAGATGCAAGAAGAGTACAAATGTTACTTCTTCATCGCAGACTGGCACTCGCTCACGACTCACCCCAAACCCGAGGATATTGTGCAGAATGTCAATACTATCCTTGCGGAGTACCTTGCTTGCGGAGTAGATCCCGAAAAGGCGACCCTGTATATACAGAGTGATGTGCGTGAGGTACTTGAGCTCTACCTCTACCTGAATATGAATGCTTACTTGGGCGAGCTTGAGCGTACGACCTCTTTCAAGGACAAGGCTCGGAAGCAACCCAACAACGTGAATGCCGGCCTGCTTACCTACCCTTGTCTCATGGCTGCAGACATCCTGCTACACAAGGCGGCAAAGGTACCCGTGGGTAAGGATCAGGAACAAAATATGGAGATGGCGAGGAAGTTTGCCCGTCGTTTCAACACGATATACGACTGCGAGTTCTTCCCCGAGCCACAGTCCTTCTTCCTCGGCGACAAGTCCGTAAAAGTACCCGGACTTGATGGATCGGGCAAGATGGGCAAGAGCGAAGGGAACGCCCTTTACCTCATAGATGACGAGAAGACGATCCGCAAGAAGGTCATGAAAGCAGTCACTGACTCAGGTCCTACGGAGCCCAACAGCGAGAAGCCCGAAGCCATCAGCAATCTCTTCTCATTCTTGGAAATCGTATCGACACCCGATACATACAAGTACTTTGACGAACAGTATAACAACTGTTCGATCCGTTATGGAGACCTCAAGAAACAGCTTGCAGAAGATATCGTAGCATTCACGAACCCCATCAGAGAACGTATCCTTGACATCCGTCAAGACACGGAGTATCTCAACCGTGTGGCACGTGAAGGTGCTGAACGAGCAAGGGAGAGTGCACGCAAGACAGTGGAAGCGGTGAGAGAAATCGTGGGATTTAAGTCGGGACGTTAA
- a CDS encoding DUF3127 domain-containing protein: protein MNTITGKIIAILPPATGESKKNPGSTWMRQEFVLETQEMYPRKVCFQIWGEDRIKGANIQMDDLVTVEYDIESREYQGRWYTTINGRTVTKGQPMAPNFGPAPTAPQMPGTENSFGSSTPSGADDLPF from the coding sequence ATGAACACTATCACAGGCAAGATTATTGCGATACTTCCTCCCGCTACGGGCGAAAGTAAAAAGAATCCGGGTTCGACTTGGATGAGACAGGAGTTTGTACTTGAGACTCAAGAGATGTACCCACGTAAGGTGTGCTTCCAGATCTGGGGCGAAGACCGTATCAAAGGTGCGAACATCCAGATGGATGACCTCGTGACCGTAGAGTATGATATCGAAAGTCGTGAGTATCAAGGACGTTGGTACACCACCATCAACGGTCGTACAGTGACCAAGGGTCAGCCTATGGCACCTAACTTCGGTCCTGCGCCTACTGCTCCGCAGATGCCCGGGACAGAGAACTCGTTCGGCTCAAGTACTCCAAGTGGTGCGGACGACCTGCCATTCTGA